The genomic DNA TCGGCCTGGCGCCCCCCGGCCGGGTGCCTCCAGACCCCGTCCCACCCGCCCGCGCCCTGGATCCGGCGTCGCGGAAGCCCGGCATCCGTCCGGCGTCCGCCGGGACGCCCCGGGATCCGGCCAGGTCCGCGCCCGTGGCCCGGGTGAAGAAGGCGCCCTCGACCAGCGCGCCGGTGAAGTCGGCGCCCGTCAGCCTGGCCTGTCCGAGGCCGGCCCGGCTGAGGTCGGCGCCGCGCAGGTCGGCGTAGCGCAGTGTGGCCTGGGTGAGATCGGCCTGCCTCAGGTCGGCGCCGCGCAGGATCGCCCCGGTCAGGTCTTCCTGGAGGAGCTCCACGCCGGCCAGCCTGGCCTCGGTCAGGTCGGCGCAGCGCAGGTCGAGGGGGAGACGGGCCTCTCCGGTGAAGTCCATGCCCCGCAGGTCGAGCCCCTGGCCGGGCAGGCACGGTCCGGCCTCGGCCCGGACGGGAGAGAGGCCCGTCCCCGACAGTGCGAAGATCACGGTGATGAGTGCCAGCGAGACGGAACGGCACACGGGAACCTCCTCGGAAGCGATCCCGATCGTCTCAGGGGATCATCGCGTTCCGCCGGACACCCGTCTACATCTTCCGCACTTTCTGTACCGAATAACTTCCGGAGGGTAACCGCAGCCCGCCCGGGACCGGCTGCTCGTCGTTCCCGTGGTTGATCGCGAAGAGCCATTCGCCGCGCCGTACCAGCTCGACGGGGGCCTGCTCCAGCTCCAGCAGGCGGGCGTAGGCGTCGTCGGCGAGGCGGGTGGAGACGTAGCGGGCCGTGCCCGCGCCGTACCGGTGGCGGGTGATCGCCGGCAGGCCCGTGAGGGCGGTCCCGGTGTAGCGGGCCAGTGCCTCGGCTCCCTCCAGGTGGACGTGCTCGCTCCAGAACGTACCGGTCCCGGCAGG from Streptosporangium sp. NBC_01756 includes the following:
- a CDS encoding pentapeptide repeat-containing protein; protein product: MCRSVSLALITVIFALSGTGLSPVRAEAGPCLPGQGLDLRGMDFTGEARLPLDLRCADLTEARLAGVELLQEDLTGAILRGADLRQADLTQATLRYADLRGADLSRAGLGQARLTGADFTGALVEGAFFTRATGADLAGSRGVPADAGRMPGFRDAGSRARAGGTGSGGTRPGGARPIGTGPGTRAGKTGPGEARPIGSGRAPSVGLVMVVFSAAGLALTMVIWGVGTRRSRRNALDQPLVRSRWESWAASDGGPPR